CACTGTCCCCTTACCCTGAGTCTGCTTTGTGGAGGAATTTAACAGCTCTGTATTAAAGGAGTGGCACCCTGTGATATTTACAGTTTAGCTATTCTTACAGATAGATTTGTTAGAGTGCTTATGTTGTACTTACTGAGGAAATAGCCTGTGGTGCAGtgaggaggctaattcatagtccATTACTACTTGGGAAGCCACAGACAAGTTACATTAACTTTATCAGCCTCATTTTCTCCATGTGTGCACTGAAGTGGAAATTAGACTCACCTCCTTGGGTCACCGTGAAGTTAAATATGATACTATGGTCTATATGCTGGGGCCCACTCACATTCAGGTTTTCAATTGATACACATGGTGATAGTATTCAGAGGTGGGGACTTTGGGGGGTGATTATATCACGAGGGTTCCACCATCAAGAATAGGGTTAGTGCTCTTATAAAAGAGACTACAGGGAGCTCCCTCATCCCTTCCACCACgtaaggacacagcaagaagacatCTTCCATGAGGAACaggtcctcaccagacaccaaatctgctgaTTCCCTGTATCAAGAACTGTGAGaagtacatttctgttgtttgcaAATTACTCAGCCTCAGTATTTTGTCAGAGCAGCCTAAATGGACTACAACACAGATAGCGCACATCAAATCCTCACTGTACTACGTGGTCTAAAAATGAGCTCAGTTGATTTCagctattattatttcattattttttttactgtgttacctatttaacaaataaataggCTTCTTGTGTCGGGCATTGTGCTAGTCTCTTTAAAAGTGATCTCTTCTATTTACAACCATATTAGGGAGGACCTATGGAAAAATCTCCTTTctttttacagaagaagaaactgaatCCGAGACAGGCTAGACATCTCAGTTAAGTTGCATAGCTAGTCAATAGCCAAGCTCTAAAGCCTGTTTCTGAGTTCTTAGCCTTTTGTTTCTCTTGTCAGGAATATTGTTAAGTATAATGGTTAAATCACTAACCTGGGAATTAGAAAATTCGAGTACTAATTCTGTTCTGTAGGGGCCTAATAATCGAGGAAACTCCAGTGCTTGGGCCAAGCCTTTTAGCTCAAAACCCTTTTGGGCACTAGAGGAGTAACAGGCGACATTACATTAATTTCTAATCATGTATTGAACAATAACATCATGTAATGAACAAACTCTGAGCAGTGTTCATAATCATTCCCTAATTTATGAGAGCATTACGATTTCCTTCTTTATTCAGACCTGTGGCAAAGTCAGACCAGTCTCCCAACCCTGGATAAAGCTGGCAGGAATCATTAGTTGATGTGGTGCACGTGGGGCATGAGTAGTCATCTTCTATGATGTCAACACTCAAATTTAGAATTGCAGCGTGGGTACCCCCTTCTTTCTCCTTATCATCATCCATTAAGCTTCTATTCAAAATTTATATGAGAGCTGTTCTCTTCTTGGGGTAAATGATTCCATTTAGAAGTTTTATCAAGACTGTGAAGTCATAACGGTATCAGAGTCTTTCTGTACTCTCAGTGGGAAGGATTTGTCCTGGGATGGAACCAAGGCAGCTTCAGTAGAGGCCTACCAACAAGGAATTTTCTGTGTTTTAACTCAACTTTTGATTCATGAAATCCACTTGCTTAATCCAAGCTGCTAAATGGAGGTTTTTCTTTTACAGATTTAGCAAACTCTGTTTCAAACTGTGTGTCCACCCTTGTACCAGGGTTGATGACCTAGACTCTCTTGTCTATTCAAGAAGTAACACTTACCCGTGCATTGCTCTTCATCCTCTAAACTAGCttgttatgttttaattttgaagcaTCTGTTAGTTGATACTTATAAAAAAACATACCTTCTCAACAAATTTAGATCTAGCATATGTTGAGATTTATTAAAGTGAGCACCACTACTATTCCTATCAAGAGATTTATCTTTATATTAAGACTGCTTGAGGACAGGATGGTGCCGTACAAATGGCTACATGAACTTGATATGTGATCCTAGCACAATTCTACTTGAGATGGTTAAAAGGGAACTGTATGTATGGTTGAGACTGGATTGGAGATGCTGACCTAAGGTGTGTAGCATTTCAGAATGTTCAAGATATATTATTAAGAGGTCTGTGAAATAGTGCTCAAAATGTATGCAAGGGCACATTTTTACTAGGAAAAATCCCAGAGTTTTTACATTTCTTGAAGAGATATGTAACTCCCTGTAAATTAAGTAAAAGTAAAGAGACCTGTAATTCCTCCCCCAAATTATATAAATTCATGTAATAAACATGAGGCACTTGCTGGTCCATGATTCAGATCTATTCCATTCCATCCCTTGTATTATTCTTGGTTTCTGAGTTGGTTGGAAGGAAAGGAGAATTTCAAGCCAAGATGGTCAGAGAATGCACCATATGCCTTGACTCAATGTTGACAGATGAGATGCTGAAAAACAAAGAATGACCTTATGTTTGTAACTATAGGCCCTTAGCGTAgtttggaaagagaaagaatagagATCGAAAACTTCACTCAGGCAATCTCTGCCTTCTAGGAATTTTGTATTGGCAAGACCAGAGCTACTGATAGTATGCAGGTTCCAGGAGGATTGTGACCTTCACTTAACCTGAGGTCATTATACATCCAAGGATTTGGCTGATCCTCAATGGAAAAATTCCGTGTATATGATTTTgattacaagaaaaagaaatgaagagaggaaaagccagagagaaagagacagagagacagagatagaattATGTTTTGTGCATGTAAGTTTGATAACACATTAGGTGAAAAGTCAGGGGCTGATTCTTGTGTAGCTATGGCGACTGAGCTACACAACCTTTCATTCTAAGATGGTGAAAAGGGAGCTAAACTTTATAGTCAGTGTGCAAAGCTTGTAGAATGACTTTGAATATAAGTCCTTAATCTCTGAAAGCTGAAGTCTTAAACATCTTTATGGACCCCTTTAGCCCTAAGAATCTTCATTTCTATGTATCTGATTTTCTGTTCATTCCTCCTGATAAATGGACCATTTTTAACCTTAATCATGTATGTGGCCATAAAATCTATGTTAACTGTCATTAACTGTGTTACATTggctttctttctatttattatgTCCGGCATGTTTTATTTTCACCATGTTTTGTAATTTGAAATTTACTATCTGACAACCTGGTTTTTTTTACTGATCAGTTTTATCCAGTTACatttattgtgatttttctgtGTAGTAAGTTTTGTTATTGTGTCTGTTTATATATGttcagttattttaattttttattttctgctttcttctcaatttttaatttttcctctattaaCTTGAAAGTTGTGCGATCTGCATCTATTATATTAGGGGTTAATCATGCCTCGCCCTTTGGTGGTGTGATCTCTTCCCCTGATCATTTATCACCATCTAGTGGATTCTTATTATTATCACTTACATTCCAAAGAACAGATAATaggataaaaatgttttccatggAGATAATTTTATCAATATAGACACCCCAACAAGTATCGCACATTCCAAATTATATTCTTGGACTTGAATAATCTCAAAGCTTCATTTTTATTGTGTCCATTTGTTTTATATGccaatcttttctcctcttaGCAAGATGTAGTCTCTTGTGACTATGATTTTAACTGCCAAAAGGAGCCTTACTGTTAGTGTGACCCTCTCCTTGCCCTTCTCTTTAATAGGGGCAGATATATCAGGGTCCAGAATTTTCCAATGATTTTACTTGATAGCTAATTAATGGCTTTCTGTGGTTTCCATGGCAATGGCATGCTTTGCTGCCAGGCCTTATCCAAATGGGCATTCTGTTCACTCTTGTGTCTTAGCATCAGCATATTAATCAGAGACTGCAGGTCCTTGGTGCTGCATCCAATTGGTAAGACACTAATTGAATTAAAATCTCACTTGAAGCCTCCAGGTTTCTCTTCCTCCCAGGTAGAGAGTAACCTTGTTAGTTCACAGGGCCAAAAAAGAAGCATTTGGAAATCTACAGAACTTTGTGGCCCTTCATAGCAAAGTACTTTCTCTCACCcaataataaatttctgatgtctGAATGTTTCTCCTTGAAATTCTCTCTATTTTTATGCCCTTTCCAATCATTAGACATGGCTGTATTCTCTCACATGAAAGGATTGAGTTAATGCTTTCAAGGTGAAGAGCAAAGGCTTTTCCCAAAACATTCAGTTGGTGAAGTCTGGTGAAGAACTCAGATTGAAAGTCCTAATTAAATTATGATGAGGCTTAGGAAGTAAGTGCAGTTGGAGATTGTGTGTCTATCTGTAAAGTATTGAGCAAATACAAGAGTTGTTACATTAGGAATCCAGGGATGTGCATGGAAGGTGGGGATGAAGGAGGAAAGGGTGGGTGGGCAACTGCAGAACAGTCTGAAATTCATTCTTCAGGTCATAATGGTTATGGATGATGGCCTTATATTCTTTTATCAAATCACAATCCTCATTCCACTTGGTAGGTTTACTACTTaaaatgatacttttaaaaagtattattaggACCCATGCCCTTAATGGCCTATTAATACATTTGTGATTTTGCATTCTTGGCTTCTTTGGTCATTCCATTCCTGTCTTTTGGTCCAACTCCTAATAATTTCTCAACTCTCAGAAACATATCCCTTCTGTAAAGCTATTCTCATGCCTCTCTCTGTGCCTGACTCCATGATAGCTGGTCTTAGAGTATTTTCTCAGTATTGTTCTTTGTaataggtttgtgtgtgtgtgtgtgtgtgtttcattatttttaagtagcACAAGGCATGTACTATTTACTTACAAATATTTATACCTTTGGTGTTATCACACCACCTATTAGAAATGTTTGATGATTTACTGGCCATTTGCAAAATCTTGTGCTTGATAGATAAACTGTGATGTGATCTCTGGCAAAGGATTTCCACACTAAATGAACACTGAACCCTCTTAAAAGCCAAAGTCCAAAATTTATGTAGGTGTGAAGTGCACACTAATTGTTAAAGATGGCATAAAATGTATGCTAATTCATACTAAAAATGAGAACATTAAAGTTGGGATTTAGcattctagggaaaaaaaatctacccCTACTTAAACTGGATAATACTTTACCTCTTATGCATTGAAGTCCTCCATTTTCACTTTAATATAAATTACATGAGGGATGGTGTTCTCTTTCCATTATACTATCACAAACTCAAGAGACTTCAAAGACAAGTCTCTGAATTTTATCTAGTATAGCATTAATATGGGAGAGAAATATACCCTCCATAACCGGAGGTATGCAAGATGGTCAATGTATGGAAAGAAATTCTAATTGCTAgctttgttttataatataagCTGGAATGAGGGTTATTACTTCCCTTCTGCAAAAGAAGAAtttaaggaaaatggaaaagaggaCTAATTAGTTTCCTGTCCCCTCAATGGTCCAATCAGGGAACAGTGGTGACTTCCCAACAGCAATGAAGAAGAAATTTGCACTGGGCAGAAGCTTAAACCAAAGTAATCCTATTTTCTCTTCCAACTCTAAATTTTTGTGATTCTGGAGTTTGCTGCCAATGCAGAAATAAGGATCCAGATGGTTGGGATGTACCTCTTATGAGCAACCTCTAGCAAAAGGATGAATGGCGAACCCTAGAGACTAAGAAGCAGTGTCTACCCAAATCCTCTACAAAAGTGCTTTGAGATGAGCTTTCTTCTTGTAGTCATTTCTGTTCAACTCAAATTATTCACATAGCTACTCACTTTTCACAGATGCCAGAGAAGTGGCAGTGTTTATGCTGTTGTGTAGATGGCCAGGTAGGTGTGGGTACATATCCATGTGTATTAAGtgttaatgaaatgaaattattttagataCTTGAGGAAGCTTGTGTGGCCGAACAATGGTAAACCAAGGCAACGTTAAAacttacattattattttttaaattatggccTTGATTTTATTCAGATTAAGACTTTAATATGGAAAGCATTTGTAGGAAATCTGACACTACACTATTTCTTTTTGGTGAAAGTAGCAGGAGGAACTTCTTCACGTGCACAGAATGACTATGAGATAGAACAACATTTCATCCCTTGGAAACTTTGTTGAAGGGGAAAACACAAAAGCGGTCAGTGTGTTTTGGAAGAAGCTGCACATTTAAGGGCACCAGAAAGCAGGATTCAAACTCAATTCAGGCAGTTATTGTGGGTGTTAAAATGAGTATGCCATGCCTCTCGGATCCTATTttccaaactaaaaagtttcctGCACTAATATCTGAGGTTACCCTGTGTTTATGTGAATGTGTCTCCTCCCAAGCCCACCTGCTGGCCAATTTCCATCAGTTTCCATTTATTGATAAGAAAAGAAGCCATATGAGTAAGATAGTAGTGTCATTGCATCCCCTCACCCCTGTTTGAGAatgagtcaaagaaaaaaaaaccacaaggaATTAAGCATAAAGAGGGAAGAAATCTTAACCGAAGAAATATCTTCTTTAtctatgtccatttcctcccacaAGGAAAAATGGCAGTGTCAGTTGTACATTACATATATCTCTCTCTTTAGTGTTTAATCTTAGCACCTGCACAGCAGAGATCTTTACAATTCATTGCATAAGCTCTCCCTCTCCCCGCTCCAGACAGCACCTGAGGCCTACCGAGCTACTCCCTCAAAGCTCCACCAAAGGCTGAGACCCTTCTTCATGACAGAGTATAGAAGTAACAAACATGCCCGACGGTTTTTATACAGTTGCTAGAACGTTTTAGTTTTCCAACAAATGAagatttttcctcctttttctttgaacattaattacattttacaaatttttgtgttttgtttagctTTGCTTTGTTCTGTTGTGTTTTGTACAACAAAAGGGACAGTCCATGGCCCGGGGTCCCGCGTTAGCAGAGTTTGGCTGTCATCTGGTCCGACTGTTTGAGGATCTCAGTGTTGTAGAGGTCCAGTGCGTGGTTCACCCTGATGATCTCGCTGTTGGTCAGTTTCAGGCGGTGTTTCAGCATACAGGAGAACAGGTCCAGCTGGGGTTTCCCCGGGGCCACCGGAGGGGCCAGGCGATTAATTCGGTCCCGAATATCCAACAAGAGGAGCATCACGGACGAGGAGGAGTAGAACTGGCCGCCCTGTGTGTAGGACTGATTAACCTGCTGCACTGCGCTGCGCAGGAGGTCGGCGTTGAACCTCAGGCTGTACCCGAACACCTGCACATCCGAGATCTTGATGTAGAACTGCCTCTTGGAGGGATCAGACAGGTCCACGGGGCCCTGGCCAGTCTCATTCCGCAGCAGGGTGGGTAGCCGAGTCCGACTACGTAGGTAGATGTGGACCGTCTCAAAAAACGTTTTCCACCGATTGCCCAGCAGGAGAGTCCAGTTGTAGCATTGGCTGTTTTGGAGACGGATCTTCTCCCAACGGGGGTAGCCGAATTCCCCAAAGGGCATGTTCCAGCCCTCCGAGTGGCTCCCGCTGAAGGGATTGACATAGACAAAGAACATGGGGTCCAGGCTGCTGTTGCGCATCTGGCAGATGCGCATGGACATGCCGATCACCATGTGTATGAAGTCCATTCGGTTCTTGTTGCTCTTGAGAGTGAGGGACATGCGCTTGCGCCACCGAGGGTCGAAGAAGGTGTCCAGGCGGATCTCGTTGCTGATGAAGGTGGTGTGGACGTAGAGGCGCGAGTCCATCTTCTGCAGCAGGTACTTCAGCTCCAGGTCCTGGAAGTCCAGGTCGGTCTCGAAGCTGATGAACTGCTCGCTCCGCTCAGAGTCCACGTTCTGTGGTTCGCAGCGGCCTCGGTACAGCTTGTAGCCTTTGTTGCAGGAGCCACAGAGGGAGATGTTGGCCAGGCTGCACATGGCGCAGCTGTTGTTCCCTCCTATGATGCAGGGGATGGGGCGCTGGCAAAGTGTGGTGCTACCGTGGCACACACAACTCCTCTGGCTCTCCAGAAAGGTTCCCCAAAACCCGTTCTCGTTGCAGTAGAGAAGAGACTGGACCCTTGCAAGCCACTGCTGAATTGTCCTGggggaataaaggaaaaatggaGAACATTACCCACTTGGCGGGGGTCTGAGTTGCTCTGTACAAATGATAACAGAAATTGGAGCCTCCCAAAGAGTGACTAGACTCGGGGGAGAAGCTATAACTGGAAAAACATTGAATGTAAGTTGCAATGACTACATGGTGGCTCCAATGCCACAAACCAGCTCTATGACATCACACCTTACTGTTCTAACGATATGCAATGTCTTCATCTGTAAACAGGAGGTGGAGTAAATTTGGGGGAATTCCCCTCAGCTTTATGATTCCAACCCAATAGCCCCAAGGAAGTATTATTTAGTAAATTATAGTATCTAAACACAAGTACTCTAAATGGATGACaagaaattgtaaaaaaaaaaaatcataataataaataaaaaaataagagtcatGGAAAGGACCTTAGggattatttcttttaatccaTATCAGATGATTCAACCCCTTTCACACAGTGATCCAAGAGGGTTATATAACATTCAACAActtcaacaaaaaacaaattatactTTGTCATATTCTTGAAATCATATGGTGCCCCCATCCTGATGAACTTGCATGATTCTCACAGTGGTTTTCTCAAAACATGCAAGAAAGCCGTTATTTCAGCCATTTCCCCAGAGCTCCGAATTCTCAGTTCAGTGGCATTCCAATGTCACATGCATCTCTAGGCCCATCCGCCCCTCAGCACTATGAATGATGCCAGAATCGATACCCCGATTCCAATGAAGATGGGTATATGCTCAGATGAGAAGCAACAGGAGAACGGGTACAAATACACAAAGCAGTCAGCCTGGAGGCCTGTCGTCTTTCCTCATTTTTGTGCAAGTCACCTCTTGGCTGTCTTCCATGCCTCAAATCATTCCTCACATGTGTCTAGCACTTTTTACTCTGCATGGGATGCAGTCACTTCGATCTTCTCATTTGAGTCTCACAACAACACCCCCAAAGCAGCCTAAGGCTGGAGGCCATTGAGAGATTTCCTAAAACCCTGCTCTTCCACATCAGCTGAGGAATGCTGGGCAGTGCCCCTCGCCCTCCAATCACAGCATGGGGCTGTGGTAAGGATTACATAAATTGTTTATACCAAGGCTTAGCTCCAAACTTGGTAGGTATTAAGAGCCTGATACAATTTAGCTCTTATTATTCCTGCAAAGGGACTGTCAGGTTTGTTTTATAGACATGGCAACAGAAACTCAGACCGAAAGTGATGCATTCCAACTCATGTGATGAGTACAGGCAGCTCTTGGCTCCTCCTTGTTGCTTTTGGCAGTACCAGTCAATCAAGGGTCAAGAAGACCTTTCTTAAGGTCCCACGCATGGTGGTGATGTGGATGGTGACGGTGGTGGCGCCTGTGGTTCAGGGTCATCATTTTAGGAAGCTGGACACAGGAGCCGAATTTACCTCGCTGGGCCCTTGGGGGGAAGTGTTAGCAGACCACGTGTGCTGTCCTCTGCACTGAGGATCCACAGTGACCAAAGCATGAGTACCAGGAGCCAAAAAGCATGGCTATGGACCCAAGCAGAACTGAGTTTAGGCTCAGCTATGGAGCTGGGAGCAAGTCACTTCATCTCTTTAGGCCTCAGTATCCATCTCTACAGCGGGGATAATAAAGCCCATCTCATGTGGCTGGTGAGGGGACAgtgagataatatatttaaagagcTTAGAAAAGCCTGGCATTGAGCAATTATGGAAAAGGTAGTAATAGAAAGTACTCTTATCCCAGAGAATAAGCGTTTCCTTTGAAGGCATTGAGACACTCTCAAGGATGCCGCTATCTCTCCCGGGTTTGAGGGAAGCCATTTTGTAATATCCATTTGAAAATGGATACTGTTGAAATGTCTTCCTGGCATGCTTTGCTTCAAATAAGTGGCTTATCAGCTGAGAGAAAATGGAGGAATAATTAGCTTTTGGAAACACTCTGCCTTTTAAATTCATAGAACCCTTCCTGCCCTTGGCAACAAGACCACCCTACAGCACCCCATACGTGGCCTTGGGACCCGACCCTTTCTCCTCGTCAGTTTCCCTTCAGGCTCTTAGGCTTCAGAAGAGGGGCCTCTGCTtccccagcacccagcccagAGCCTAGCTCTATAAACCTTTGCTGAACAAATGaattttgctgaatgaatgaacaaagcttattaatatttttcacttaacaattaaaaaaaagaaaaagaaaaacaaatttcccTGTCTCTCCCCCCCAGGACTGCAGGATCAGTTTTCCATACCATCCGCCCACACAGCTCCAGGCCTCCCTGGTCTCTGCTTCGTGAGACCAATCCTATTACAGCCTGGAGAACAGCAGCAGGCCCAGCCTTCAGGAACACGGAGCTGGAATAATAATGAGCTGTGTGGCTCTCACCTCCCAAACCAGAACATTGACTGAATATTGGGGTATGAGTCATCTGATATTTTTGTGAGCTGCAGGGGCCCTCCACGCGGCTCTGATTGCGTGATTCCATCTGACAAGAGCGTCATTTCAAAATGCCCCTTTCAAATGGCCCACACTTGCTCCTGTCACTCCCTCTCCAAGTGACAGGACAGTACCCCATTTAGAGCTCCTCTGTCCCCATCTGCAAGGCATTCTATAACCCCGTAGAGCGCCCCCTTTCCCGTGTCTCATCATTGGGACCCTTTGTCGGGGCCGCAGCCCCCCACTCCTTGAATCAATGCTTCATTGTGGCTACGCTCTCAGAATCCTCGGGAGGGGGGACCGACGAAGATGAAAGTTCCTGGTGATGCTGCAGGGAGCAGTGGGGCCAGTGGCCCATTAGGATTCCAGGCCTGTCGAGCAGGAGGGGTGGCGGACAGAGGCCCTCTGAGAGGCCTCAGCGAGCTGCGCAGCACCTGCATCTCCTGACCTCAGAATAATCATGAGGTTGTGGGCTGCATCAAAGAAGGCATTAATGATACAGCTCGAGGGCTTGGAAAGGAGGTGGTGTTCAGGGGGAGCCCGGAGCGCGCAAGGCTGCAGGAAAGACGAAGGAAAAAGGTGGGGCCTGGGGAAGGGTGGTAAGAGAAGGGGAAAGGACTTGGGGACAGAGTGACAGGGAGCAGATGGAGCCGATGAGCAGAAGGGGCTACACAGAGCCACTGGAAGGGCAGCAGGTGAAGGGATTCAATAAGAGTAGGCAGTGACAGAAACAGAAACACTCTGCTGAGATTTGCTGGTCAGAACTCACAGACTCAGTGAGTGTGGACATTGGATGGGCCACCTGGGAGTGGGCTAGTGGTTCATCCCTGTCCCGGATCAGACAGGGACCAAGGTTACCAGGAAGCCCTAACTCTCAAGGTCAGTGAGCACTTCTTTGCTTTTCAATATTTCATCTTGAgattatatccagaaaaaaaaagctcatttctttttttttggtgtatttgtTTTTA
This portion of the Ictidomys tridecemlineatus isolate mIctTri1 chromosome 4, mIctTri1.hap1, whole genome shotgun sequence genome encodes:
- the Brinp1 gene encoding BMP/retinoic acid-inducible neural-specific protein 1 isoform X2, which produces MYMDKSRLDRKSGNATQSVEALHQLASSYFVDRDGTMRRLHEIQISTGAIKVTETRTGPLGCNSYDNLDSVSSVLLQSTESKLHLQGLQIIFPQYLQEKFVQSALSYIMCNGEGEYVCQSSQCRCQCAEEFPQCNCPVTDIQILEYTLANMAKSWAEAYKDLENSDEFKSFMKRLPSNHFLTIGSIHQHWGNDWDLQNRYKLLQSATEAQRQKIQRTARKLFGLSVRCRHNPNHQLPRERTIQQWLARVQSLLYCNENGFWGTFLESQRSCVCHGSTTLCQRPIPCIIGGNNSCAMCSLANISLCGSCNKGYKLYRGRCEPQNVDSERSEQFISFETDLDFQDLELKYLLQKMDSRLYVHTTFISNEIRLDTFFDPRWRKRMSLTLKSNKNRMDFIHMVIGMSMRICQMRNSSLDPMFFVYVNPFSGSHSEGWNMPFGEFGYPRWEKIRLQNSQCYNWTLLLGNRWKTFFETVHIYLRSRTRLPTLLRNETGQGPVDLSDPSKRQFYIKISDVQVFGYSLRFNADLLRSAVQQVNQSYTQGGQFYSSSSVMLLLLDIRDRINRLAPPVAPGKPQLDLFSCMLKHRLKLTNSEIIRVNHALDLYNTEILKQSDQMTAKLC